A window from Bacillaceae bacterium S4-13-56 encodes these proteins:
- a CDS encoding YwgA family protein yields the protein MFNNHAKLMRFFAESEEVVGRKKLQKMIFILKKLGFPFEERYEFHFYGPYSEELTLRTEELCDLGFLTESEEQKSGYKQYRYTVTEEGLAFLQMYPSPIPDVSSQVKLLNEQTSRFLELVSTILYFDELEGDSLKNKVLSVKDKQNYSKEEWQEAVLFVEKLGESRVGV from the coding sequence ATGTTCAATAATCATGCAAAGTTAATGCGGTTTTTTGCTGAAAGTGAGGAAGTAGTAGGGAGAAAAAAGCTCCAAAAGATGATTTTTATTTTGAAGAAACTTGGATTCCCGTTTGAAGAACGCTATGAATTTCATTTTTATGGACCTTATTCTGAGGAACTTACCCTCCGGACAGAGGAGCTTTGTGATTTGGGATTTTTAACGGAGTCTGAGGAACAAAAGTCCGGGTACAAACAATATCGATACACAGTGACTGAGGAAGGTCTCGCTTTTTTACAGATGTATCCTTCTCCTATTCCTGATGTGAGTTCCCAAGTGAAGTTGCTAAACGAACAAACTTCACGCTTTCTTGAACTCGTTTCTACTATTCTCTATTTTGATGAGTTAGAAGGAGATTCATTGAAAAATAAAGTTCTTTCAGTCAAAGATAAGCAGAATTATAGCAAAGAGGAATGGCAGGAAGCTGTTTTGTTCGTAGAAAAGTTGGGTGAATCAAGAGTAGGGGTTTAA
- a CDS encoding 2-hydroxymuconate tautomerase yields MPIVTVQMLEGRTDDQKRALVEEVTAAVTKTTGAPKEAVSIIIEEMSKNHYATAGVRASDK; encoded by the coding sequence ATGCCCATCGTTACCGTACAGATGTTAGAAGGCCGTACAGATGATCAAAAAAGAGCTCTTGTTGAGGAAGTAACCGCTGCCGTTACCAAAACAACTGGTGCACCAAAAGAAGCTGTTTCCATCATTATTGAGGAAATGTCAAAGAATCATTACGCCACTGCTGGTGTAAGAGCTTCGGATAAATAA
- a CDS encoding YwhD family protein, whose product MFDQNKEKKKNQFTIMKDDSTDGHGGYGVGALSLENMTPVIVDPNEKKAFVEMGAMHARSTIERGIKFLKNKEEVLNGKPYWIAWVCVSQNEKGPHYSGVAASFMTVDREIRRGYKLLPEHVNHMDKSLKGKIIVEHMDSLSKQLLKDFLIEFKPNFWENSSEELKAAFK is encoded by the coding sequence ATGTTCGATCAAAATAAAGAGAAGAAGAAAAATCAATTTACAATTATGAAGGACGATTCCACTGATGGTCACGGGGGATACGGGGTAGGCGCGTTGAGTTTAGAAAATATGACTCCAGTTATTGTTGACCCCAATGAGAAAAAGGCTTTCGTTGAGATGGGAGCTATGCATGCACGGAGTACCATTGAACGGGGAATCAAATTTTTAAAAAATAAAGAGGAGGTACTTAATGGGAAGCCATACTGGATTGCATGGGTTTGTGTTTCACAAAATGAAAAAGGACCTCATTACTCTGGAGTTGCTGCAAGTTTTATGACTGTAGACCGTGAAATTAGACGCGGCTACAAGCTTTTACCAGAGCATGTGAATCATATGGACAAATCCTTAAAAGGAAAAATTATCGTAGAGCATATGGATAGTTTATCAAAGCAATTGTTAAAAGACTTCCTTATCGAATTTAAGCCGAACTTTTGGGAAAATTCATCTGAGGAATTAAAAGCTGCTTTTAAATAA
- a CDS encoding PBP1A family penicillin-binding protein, whose product MLRKMKWKKWAKGTALAGILFFGLGVIGLGSIYFYAYLQGEPSLIESNNTLIYDSKDQVIGVIRGDENRYWVPLEEIPNFIIDATIEVEDQHFYTHNGFDFKRIAGAVIADIKAMSKAQGASTITQQYARNLYLNHEKTWKRKLNEALYALRLEMFYDKDTILEGYLNTIFYGHGAYGIEAAAQTYFHKSVEELSPAEGFFLVGIPKGPTRYSPYNNFELAKNRQQHIINIMEDRGFLTKTESLLTKREVLDLKERGTTSIPSVAPYFQDLVIRELGKKLNLTREDIKGGGFRIYTTLNVEHQAAMEEEVENTINTNSDIQIASLAVNPKTGAISALIGGRDFDKSPFNRVVQAKRMPGSSFKPFLYYAALENGYAPNTMLQSRPTEFELADGTVYQPSNFNGYYADAPITLATALALSDNIYAVKTNLFLGPEKVANTAERFGIHGPIPANASLALGTYSVAPIEMAGAYSLLANKGIPTSPYTIRKVTDTDGNVIYEHEDKKKKPVLDKKLAFVLSHLMTGMFDEQLNGYMRVTGASIAPELTRQYAGKSGTTRSDSWMVGFSPSLVTAVWTGYDDNRHLEKTEEHSYSKKIWAGFMEAAHEGQPYELFKAPDGVKGVYIDPHSGQLATPYCPAQRLTYFVQGTEPTEYCTDHMPDGSEETEEPEQEKEKSRWRSIIDWIF is encoded by the coding sequence ATGCTTCGTAAAATGAAATGGAAAAAGTGGGCCAAGGGAACAGCCTTAGCTGGTATACTCTTTTTCGGTCTAGGTGTTATCGGGTTGGGAAGCATTTATTTCTATGCCTATCTACAAGGTGAACCATCCCTTATTGAAAGCAATAATACGCTGATTTACGATTCTAAGGATCAAGTGATTGGGGTTATTAGAGGTGATGAGAATCGGTATTGGGTCCCTTTAGAAGAAATCCCTAATTTTATCATTGATGCAACGATAGAGGTAGAAGATCAGCATTTTTATACTCATAATGGATTTGACTTCAAACGTATCGCTGGTGCGGTCATTGCAGACATCAAAGCAATGTCCAAGGCGCAAGGTGCTAGTACCATCACCCAGCAGTATGCACGAAACCTATATTTAAATCACGAAAAAACGTGGAAAAGAAAATTAAATGAAGCATTGTATGCTCTTCGCCTGGAAATGTTTTATGACAAGGACACGATATTAGAGGGCTATCTTAATACGATTTTTTATGGTCATGGTGCCTATGGAATTGAAGCTGCAGCTCAAACCTATTTTCATAAAAGTGTGGAAGAATTATCTCCCGCGGAAGGCTTTTTCTTAGTTGGAATCCCAAAGGGGCCTACACGGTATTCCCCATACAACAATTTTGAATTGGCGAAAAACAGACAGCAACATATTATTAATATCATGGAGGATAGGGGATTTCTGACAAAGACAGAATCTTTGCTCACAAAGCGAGAAGTTCTTGATTTGAAGGAAAGAGGTACAACTTCGATACCATCCGTTGCCCCTTACTTTCAAGATTTGGTCATTCGAGAGCTTGGGAAAAAGCTAAACCTTACCCGCGAGGATATTAAAGGTGGCGGCTTCCGAATTTACACCACTCTAAATGTTGAACACCAAGCTGCCATGGAAGAAGAGGTTGAAAATACAATTAACACTAATTCTGATATTCAAATTGCATCATTGGCTGTTAATCCAAAGACAGGGGCTATTAGCGCTCTAATTGGGGGAAGAGATTTTGATAAAAGTCCCTTTAATCGAGTTGTTCAAGCGAAACGAATGCCTGGCTCTAGCTTTAAGCCTTTTTTGTATTACGCAGCATTAGAGAATGGATATGCTCCAAACACTATGTTACAAAGTCGGCCCACCGAGTTCGAGCTTGCGGATGGAACTGTTTATCAGCCAAGTAATTTTAATGGGTATTATGCTGATGCCCCAATTACACTCGCTACTGCACTTGCCCTTTCAGACAATATCTATGCTGTAAAAACGAATCTTTTCTTAGGTCCGGAAAAAGTTGCGAATACGGCAGAGAGATTTGGAATTCATGGTCCGATCCCGGCCAATGCATCGTTAGCCTTAGGTACGTATTCCGTTGCACCCATTGAAATGGCGGGTGCGTATAGTCTTCTGGCTAACAAAGGAATTCCAACATCTCCATATACGATTCGAAAGGTAACAGATACCGATGGGAATGTAATTTATGAACATGAAGATAAGAAGAAAAAACCTGTTCTCGATAAAAAACTAGCTTTTGTCTTATCCCATTTAATGACGGGAATGTTTGATGAACAACTCAATGGATATATGAGAGTTACTGGCGCTTCTATTGCGCCAGAGTTAACTCGACAGTATGCAGGAAAATCCGGTACGACAAGAAGTGATAGTTGGATGGTGGGCTTTAGTCCTTCTCTTGTCACTGCTGTTTGGACTGGCTATGATGATAATCGACATCTTGAAAAGACGGAGGAACATAGCTACTCCAAAAAAATATGGGCAGGATTTATGGAAGCTGCACATGAGGGTCAACCCTATGAATTATTCAAAGCACCCGATGGAGTCAAAGGTGTTTACATTGATCCTCATTCAGGACAGTTAGCCACACCCTACTGCCCCGCTCAACGACTAACTTATTTTGTACAAGGAACGGAACCTACTGAATATTGTACAGACCATATGCCTGATGGATCTGAAGAAACTGAAGAGCCAGAACAAGAAAAAGAAAAATCCAGATGGAGAAGCATTATAGATTGGATTTTCTAA
- the speE gene encoding polyamine aminopropyltransferase, whose amino-acid sequence MDLWFTEKQTENFGITARIKQTYHSEKTDFQQLDMVETAEWGNMLILDGMVMTTQKDEFVYHEMVAHVPLFTHPNPEQVLVVGGGDGGVIREVLKHPQVKKATLVEIDGQVIEYSKKYLPEIAGDLDQPRVEVKVGDGFMHIAESDNAYDVIMVDSTEPVGPAVNLFTKGFYSGISKALKEDGIFVAQSDNPWFKGDLIRQVVRDVKEIFPITRLYTANIPTYPSGMWAFTLGSKKHDPLEIPEERFHEIPAKYYTKELHKAAFVLPKFVKDLTE is encoded by the coding sequence ATGGATTTATGGTTTACCGAGAAGCAAACGGAAAATTTCGGTATCACCGCTCGAATCAAACAGACGTATCATTCGGAAAAAACCGATTTTCAACAGCTAGATATGGTGGAAACTGCGGAATGGGGAAATATGCTCATTTTAGACGGAATGGTCATGACCACTCAAAAGGACGAGTTTGTATACCATGAGATGGTGGCCCATGTACCTTTATTCACTCACCCTAACCCTGAACAAGTTTTAGTTGTAGGGGGAGGAGATGGAGGAGTTATTCGTGAAGTACTTAAGCACCCCCAAGTGAAAAAAGCGACACTAGTTGAAATTGACGGACAGGTTATCGAGTATTCGAAAAAATATTTACCCGAAATTGCCGGTGACTTAGATCAACCGCGAGTAGAAGTGAAGGTTGGCGACGGATTTATGCATATTGCTGAAAGCGACAATGCCTATGATGTCATTATGGTTGATTCAACAGAACCGGTAGGACCTGCTGTAAATTTATTTACTAAGGGATTTTACTCAGGTATTTCAAAGGCACTTAAAGAGGACGGCATTTTTGTTGCCCAATCAGATAATCCGTGGTTTAAAGGGGATCTCATACGCCAGGTAGTACGTGACGTAAAAGAGATTTTCCCAATCACCCGTTTGTATACGGCAAACATTCCAACCTACCCAAGTGGGATGTGGGCGTTTACTCTGGGAAGTAAGAAACATGACCCATTGGAGATCCCTGAGGAACGCTTCCATGAAATACCAGCAAAGTATTATACAAAAGAACTTCATAAAGCTGCCTTTGTGCTTCCGAAGTTCGTAAAAGATTTAACGGAATAG
- the speB gene encoding agmatinase codes for MRFDDAYSGKVFIKSNPSYEESNIVIYGMPMDWTVSFRPGSRFGPRRIREVSVGLEEYSPYLDKHLENIRYFDAGDVPLPFGNPQRSLDMIEDYIGKLLEDGKFPLGIGGEHLVTWPVIQAFHKKYPDLVLIHIDAHADLREEYEGESLSHSTPVRKACGLIGAENVYSFGIRSGELAEFEFAKTSGMHMSKFDVAEPLKAVLPSLAGRNVYVTIDIDVLDPAFAPGTGTAEAGGITSKELLEAIHLIARSDVKVVGADLVEVAPIYDPTEQTPIAASKFIREMLLGWT; via the coding sequence ATGCGATTTGATGACGCATATTCTGGAAAAGTTTTCATTAAAAGTAATCCTTCCTATGAGGAAAGCAACATCGTAATTTATGGAATGCCTATGGATTGGACGGTTAGTTTTCGTCCAGGCTCTCGCTTTGGACCAAGACGTATTCGGGAGGTATCCGTTGGTTTAGAGGAATACAGTCCGTATTTGGACAAGCATTTAGAAAATATTCGTTATTTTGATGCGGGAGACGTTCCTCTACCATTTGGTAATCCCCAACGTAGTTTGGACATGATTGAAGACTATATTGGAAAGTTATTGGAAGATGGGAAATTCCCTCTTGGTATCGGCGGGGAACACTTAGTAACCTGGCCAGTGATTCAAGCTTTCCATAAAAAATATCCTGATCTTGTTTTGATCCATATAGATGCTCATGCCGACTTACGTGAGGAATACGAAGGTGAGTCACTTTCCCATTCCACACCGGTTCGTAAAGCATGCGGCTTAATTGGTGCAGAAAATGTATACTCTTTCGGAATTCGCTCAGGTGAACTAGCTGAATTTGAGTTTGCTAAAACAAGTGGCATGCATATGAGTAAATTCGATGTAGCCGAACCACTAAAGGCTGTGCTTCCATCTCTAGCAGGTCGTAATGTTTACGTAACCATTGATATTGACGTACTTGACCCAGCCTTTGCTCCAGGCACAGGAACCGCCGAAGCGGGAGGCATTACCTCTAAGGAACTACTTGAGGCTATCCATTTGATTGCACGTTCCGACGTGAAAGTAGTAGGAGCTGATCTAGTGGAAGTTGCTCCTATATATGATCCAACAGAGCAAACTCCAATTGCAGCAAGTAAATTTATTCGTGAAATGCTCCTGGGCTGGACTTGA
- a CDS encoding DUF1934 domain-containing protein, with the protein MESIPVSLKLTTESNERGQKDIITIKEEGHCYQAPNRMILRFIEHQDGGEDIQTTVTIQENRVAIRRTGPVQMHQVFVPKQWTENTYHHPYGLFYMQTKTDHIEHQFSPKTEKGRLFITYLLRLNQEEEQEKRQRLTLTYQRRQTQ; encoded by the coding sequence ATGGAATCTATCCCAGTCAGCCTTAAGCTCACTACTGAATCCAATGAGCGAGGACAAAAAGATATTATCACCATAAAAGAAGAGGGCCATTGCTACCAAGCTCCTAACCGAATGATCCTCCGATTTATTGAACATCAAGATGGGGGAGAAGACATACAAACAACCGTTACGATTCAGGAAAATCGCGTAGCCATTCGAAGGACGGGGCCTGTACAAATGCACCAAGTCTTTGTTCCCAAACAATGGACCGAAAACACCTATCATCATCCCTACGGATTATTTTATATGCAAACAAAAACCGACCATATCGAGCACCAATTTTCACCCAAAACTGAAAAAGGTCGGCTTTTCATCACCTATCTGTTACGATTGAACCAAGAAGAAGAGCAGGAAAAGCGTCAAAGACTAACCCTGACCTATCAAAGGAGGCAAACACAATGA
- the argS gene encoding arginine--tRNA ligase, with protein MNIVEKTELKLKEEIAEAVLKAGLATKEELPDVVLETPKDKGHGDYATNMAMQLARIAKKAPRAIADELVRNFDQTKASIRKVEIAGPGFINFFMDNTYLTDLLPTILKAGEEYGSTNTGNGHKIQVEFVSANPTGDLHLGHARGAAVGDSLCNILDKAGYNVSREYYINDAGNQINNLALSVEARYFQALGEKWDMPEDGYHGKDIIALGQQLASEQGDKWKHEDADSRLTFFREYGLNYELEKLKKDLADFRVRFDEWFSETSLYKNGKIDLALDALRDRGHLYEQDGATWFRTTPFGDDKDRVLIKQDGSYTYLTPDIAYHRDKLERGFETLINIWGADHHGYIPRMKAAIQALGYNEDTLEVEIIQMVNLFQGGERVKMSKRTGKAVTLKDLMEEVGIDAVRYFFVMRSSDSHLDFDMDLAVSKSNENPVYYVQYAHARICSMLRQAEEKGIHLDFSKVDPTILTSEKEVDLLKKLGDFPSIVADAAERRLPHRITQYVFDLSSELHSFYNAEKVLDLENQERTLARLALVEAVRQTISNALRLIGVKAPEKM; from the coding sequence ATGAATATAGTAGAAAAAACAGAACTCAAATTAAAAGAAGAAATTGCGGAAGCAGTCCTAAAAGCAGGACTCGCAACCAAGGAAGAGCTCCCAGACGTCGTCCTTGAAACCCCAAAAGACAAGGGTCACGGAGACTACGCAACCAATATGGCCATGCAACTCGCCCGCATCGCCAAAAAAGCTCCACGTGCCATCGCCGACGAGCTAGTCCGAAACTTTGATCAAACCAAAGCCTCCATTCGCAAAGTCGAAATCGCAGGCCCAGGCTTCATCAACTTTTTCATGGACAACACATACTTAACCGACCTGCTCCCAACCATCCTAAAAGCAGGCGAAGAATACGGAAGCACCAACACCGGTAACGGACACAAAATCCAAGTCGAGTTCGTATCCGCCAACCCAACCGGCGACCTCCACCTAGGACACGCCCGCGGTGCCGCAGTCGGAGACAGCCTCTGCAACATCCTAGATAAAGCAGGCTACAACGTCTCCCGAGAATACTACATCAACGACGCCGGCAACCAAATCAACAACCTAGCCCTATCTGTAGAAGCACGCTATTTCCAAGCCCTTGGGGAAAAATGGGACATGCCAGAGGATGGCTATCATGGGAAGGATATCATAGCACTCGGGCAACAACTTGCCTCCGAGCAGGGGGATAAGTGGAAACACGAGGATGCAGACTCACGTCTCACCTTTTTCCGTGAATACGGACTGAATTATGAATTAGAAAAACTAAAGAAAGACTTGGCGGATTTCCGTGTAAGATTTGATGAGTGGTTTTCTGAAACCTCCTTATATAAAAATGGAAAGATCGATCTTGCTCTCGATGCTCTCCGTGACAGAGGTCATTTATATGAGCAGGATGGAGCAACTTGGTTCCGTACGACACCTTTTGGAGACGATAAGGACCGAGTGTTAATCAAGCAAGATGGTAGCTATACTTATTTAACTCCCGACATTGCTTACCATCGCGATAAACTGGAACGTGGATTTGAAACGTTGATCAACATTTGGGGGGCAGATCATCACGGCTATATTCCGCGTATGAAAGCAGCTATTCAAGCCCTAGGATATAACGAAGATACTTTAGAAGTGGAAATTATCCAAATGGTGAATCTGTTCCAAGGTGGAGAACGGGTTAAAATGAGCAAACGTACAGGGAAAGCTGTGACGTTAAAGGATCTCATGGAGGAAGTCGGAATAGATGCTGTGCGCTACTTCTTCGTTATGCGTTCTAGTGATTCCCATTTAGATTTTGATATGGACTTAGCGGTTTCTAAATCGAATGAAAACCCAGTTTATTATGTCCAATACGCCCATGCTCGAATCTGTAGCATGCTCCGTCAAGCAGAGGAGAAAGGAATCCATTTGGATTTTTCTAAGGTAGATCCAACTATTTTAACTTCCGAAAAAGAGGTCGATTTATTGAAAAAACTTGGAGATTTTCCAAGCATCGTAGCCGATGCAGCTGAACGCCGTCTGCCGCATCGAATTACACAGTATGTCTTTGATCTATCTTCAGAGTTACACAGCTTTTATAATGCAGAAAAAGTATTGGACCTTGAAAATCAAGAACGTACCCTAGCACGCTTAGCCCTAGTCGAGGCTGTCCGCCAAACGATCTCTAACGCACTTCGTTTAATTGGCGTTAAAGCACCGGAAAAAATGTAA
- the murI gene encoding glutamate racemase, whose amino-acid sequence MKIGFFDSGIGGLTVLHQALKLLPKEDYIFYADTFHAPYGEKPKEEVRDYIFQAADFLANQGVKAIVIACNTATSIAVEDLRKKYDFPILGIEPAVKPAVQNFEEKQKRVLVLATRLTLKEEKFHNLLKSLGKDDIVDSLPLPGLVEFAEEFEFREEKIIPYLEEQLSSFDIPQYGTVVLGCTHFPYFTASLRKIFGEEVDIISGNYGTAKNLKRILENCNQIQDGSGEILYVKSGEFVKDEKTLSQYRGLLEMLDS is encoded by the coding sequence ATGAAAATTGGTTTTTTTGATTCAGGCATTGGTGGCCTAACTGTGCTACATCAAGCCTTAAAATTATTACCTAAGGAGGATTATATCTTCTATGCTGACACCTTCCACGCTCCTTATGGAGAAAAGCCGAAGGAAGAAGTCAGAGATTATATTTTTCAAGCCGCTGATTTCTTGGCAAACCAGGGAGTTAAAGCTATCGTAATTGCTTGTAACACAGCAACTAGTATTGCTGTAGAGGATCTGCGCAAAAAGTATGATTTCCCTATCCTAGGAATTGAACCTGCTGTAAAACCTGCCGTTCAAAACTTTGAAGAAAAACAAAAAAGGGTCCTAGTCTTAGCTACTCGTTTAACACTAAAAGAAGAAAAGTTTCATAACCTTTTAAAAAGCCTAGGTAAGGATGACATTGTTGATAGTTTGCCTCTTCCAGGACTTGTGGAATTTGCAGAGGAATTTGAGTTTAGGGAAGAGAAAATAATTCCTTATCTAGAAGAACAACTATCTTCTTTTGATATTCCTCAGTATGGGACAGTTGTCCTTGGTTGTACCCATTTTCCGTATTTTACCGCTAGCTTGAGAAAAATATTTGGAGAAGAAGTGGATATTATATCCGGGAATTACGGAACGGCTAAAAACCTAAAGAGAATTCTAGAGAATTGCAATCAAATCCAAGATGGTTCAGGAGAGATTTTGTATGTGAAGTCTGGAGAGTTTGTGAAAGACGAAAAGACGTTGTCTCAATATAGAGGATTGTTGGAGATGTTGGATTCGTAA
- the cls gene encoding cardiolipin synthase, with protein MKWIIIGITAVLLFIFLAWLDFWSGQKSHHKKPQVFNFDEVPASLDFIDNGIRLFDSMFQELNHAKSSIYMMFFTITKDPISQELLSILKSKAQQGVKVYLLLDRFGSFKFSKKDIQELQNSGVNFAYSQSPSFPFLFYKIQRRNHRKITVIDGEIGYTGGYNVGKEYIGKDPKFGNWRDYHLRVKGRMVSQLSDVFIADWKLTTGKELSHTKIAPKEQPNQMLTKVFPTDGVHLEDTWIQLFDNAQEEILIGTPYFIPSSRLLNSLFQAAARGVKVSVIVPIKKDHPLVKETTLYFSKKAVPKGIKVHQFKEGFYHSKVIIIDQKICDVGTANMDYRSLRLNKEVNVFFKDPVFIQNVRSIYFSDLERSIPLTKERLKEIPIGTRIVGQIGYLVRGLL; from the coding sequence TTGAAATGGATTATTATAGGAATCACAGCAGTACTTCTTTTTATATTTTTAGCTTGGTTGGATTTCTGGTCTGGTCAAAAAAGCCATCACAAAAAGCCACAAGTTTTTAATTTTGATGAAGTCCCCGCATCTTTAGATTTTATCGATAATGGAATTCGCTTATTTGATTCTATGTTTCAAGAATTAAATCATGCGAAATCCAGTATATATATGATGTTTTTCACCATTACAAAAGATCCAATTAGCCAAGAACTTTTATCCATTTTAAAATCAAAAGCTCAACAAGGTGTAAAGGTTTATCTCTTATTAGACCGCTTTGGCAGTTTTAAATTTTCTAAAAAAGATATACAAGAACTGCAAAATAGCGGAGTGAACTTTGCTTATTCCCAATCTCCTTCCTTCCCTTTTCTTTTTTATAAAATTCAACGAAGAAATCATCGGAAGATCACTGTAATCGATGGTGAGATTGGATATACAGGGGGATATAACGTCGGAAAGGAATATATCGGAAAGGATCCAAAATTCGGGAATTGGCGTGACTATCATTTGCGTGTGAAAGGTCGGATGGTTTCTCAACTTTCCGATGTGTTTATAGCTGATTGGAAATTAACCACAGGAAAAGAGCTTTCCCATACAAAAATTGCTCCTAAAGAACAACCAAATCAAATGCTCACAAAAGTCTTCCCAACAGACGGGGTTCACCTTGAGGATACTTGGATCCAATTATTTGATAACGCCCAAGAAGAAATATTAATAGGGACTCCTTATTTCATTCCATCCAGCCGTTTATTGAATTCCCTGTTCCAAGCTGCTGCTCGTGGTGTAAAGGTAAGTGTTATCGTCCCCATTAAAAAAGATCATCCCCTTGTAAAAGAGACAACCCTGTATTTTTCCAAAAAGGCTGTCCCTAAAGGGATCAAGGTTCATCAGTTTAAAGAGGGTTTTTATCATTCCAAAGTTATTATCATTGATCAAAAAATATGTGATGTTGGAACGGCAAACATGGATTATCGTTCCTTACGATTAAATAAAGAAGTAAATGTATTTTTTAAGGATCCTGTTTTTATTCAGAACGTTAGAAGCATCTATTTTTCTGACTTAGAAAGAAGCATTCCTTTAACGAAAGAGCGATTGAAAGAAATTCCTATCGGTACACGAATAGTAGGACAAATAGGATACCTTGTAAGAGGATTGCTATAA